The Flavobacterium piscisymbiosum genome includes a region encoding these proteins:
- a CDS encoding DUF5597 domain-containing protein, giving the protein MKRIRMFDFSKNRFFLLIFLFTQIGFCQDKIPSLHKKGNKTQLIVNEKPFIILGGELGNSSATSMESMEPIWEKLTDMNLNTVLTPVYWELVEKEEGKFDFSLVDDLILKARKQNLKIVFLWFGSWKNSMSSHAPEWVKLNQKKYPRIKDDKDKSHEILTPFGENNLQADLNAFQKLMAHIKAFDQKEQTVIMMQVENEIGMLPTARDYHPLANTAFKKEVPEELIKYLQKNKEKLVPEFLDIWKKNGFKTSGNWEQIFGKGLQTDEIFMAWYFAKFTNKVAKAGKDSYAIPMFVNAALNAPDKKPGEYPSAGPLPHLMDVWKAAGTAIDFLSPDFYNPEFKHWNDLFTRQGDPLFIPEHRFDASAPFKGLYAIGHYEAMGFSPFSIESVVDAKKEPLGKIYDLVKQLMPVIEANKGQGKIDGVLLDKENQVQIIQLGNYEFTFKHDYTLNWSDGAKEDTWPTSAAVIIEIGTDEFYIAGSGIVVTFKPLKNKNLNAGILKTDQGKFENETWRTIRHFNGDQTHQGRHLRISVGDYEIQKLKLYTYE; this is encoded by the coding sequence ATGAAACGAATTAGAATGTTTGATTTTTCAAAAAACAGATTTTTTTTATTGATTTTCTTATTCACACAAATTGGTTTTTGTCAGGATAAAATACCAAGCCTTCATAAAAAAGGCAACAAAACCCAATTGATTGTGAACGAAAAACCTTTTATTATACTGGGTGGCGAATTAGGAAACTCTTCGGCAACAAGTATGGAAAGCATGGAACCTATTTGGGAAAAATTAACCGATATGAATCTGAATACGGTTTTAACTCCTGTTTATTGGGAATTAGTAGAAAAGGAGGAAGGTAAGTTTGATTTTTCTTTAGTTGATGATTTAATTCTGAAAGCCAGAAAACAAAACCTGAAAATAGTTTTTTTATGGTTCGGATCCTGGAAAAACAGTATGTCAAGTCATGCTCCGGAATGGGTAAAATTAAACCAAAAAAAATATCCAAGAATAAAAGATGACAAAGATAAAAGTCATGAAATTTTAACGCCTTTTGGCGAAAACAATCTACAGGCAGATTTAAATGCTTTTCAGAAATTGATGGCGCATATTAAAGCTTTCGATCAAAAAGAGCAGACAGTAATTATGATGCAGGTCGAAAATGAAATAGGAATGTTGCCAACTGCCAGAGATTATCATCCGTTGGCGAATACAGCTTTCAAAAAAGAAGTTCCCGAAGAATTAATAAAATACCTGCAAAAGAACAAAGAAAAACTAGTTCCTGAATTTTTAGATATATGGAAGAAAAATGGTTTTAAAACCTCAGGAAATTGGGAACAAATTTTTGGAAAAGGATTGCAGACCGATGAGATTTTTATGGCCTGGTATTTTGCTAAATTCACCAATAAAGTAGCTAAAGCCGGAAAGGACAGTTATGCCATACCAATGTTTGTAAACGCAGCATTAAACGCGCCGGATAAAAAACCGGGAGAATATCCAAGTGCCGGTCCGTTGCCACATCTTATGGATGTCTGGAAAGCAGCCGGAACAGCTATTGATTTTCTTTCTCCGGATTTTTACAATCCTGAATTCAAACACTGGAATGATCTATTTACCCGTCAGGGCGATCCTTTATTTATACCCGAACATCGTTTTGATGCCAGCGCACCATTCAAAGGTTTGTATGCCATAGGACATTATGAAGCAATGGGTTTTTCGCCTTTTTCTATTGAATCTGTTGTTGATGCAAAAAAAGAACCACTGGGAAAAATATATGATTTAGTCAAACAATTAATGCCTGTTATTGAAGCGAATAAAGGTCAGGGGAAAATTGACGGCGTTTTATTAGATAAGGAAAATCAAGTGCAGATTATTCAATTAGGCAATTACGAATTTACATTCAAACATGATTATACCTTAAATTGGTCAGATGGTGCCAAAGAAGATACCTGGCCAACATCAGCTGCTGTAATTATCGAAATAGGAACCGATGAGTTTTACATCGCCGGATCCGGAATTGTAGTCACCTTTAAACCATTAAAAAATAAAAATTTAAATGCAGGAATTTTAAAAACAGATCAGGGAAAATTCGAAAATGAAACCTGGCGAACCATCCGACATTTTAACGGAGACCAAACCCATCAGGGAAGACATTTAAGAATATCCGTAGGCGATTACGAAATTCAAAAACTGAAATTGTATACTTATGAATGA
- the fsa gene encoding fructose-6-phosphate aldolase, with protein MKFFIDTANLEDIKEAQALGVLDGVTTNPSLMAKEGITGKDNILKHYLNICNIVDGDVSAEVISTDFEGMIKEGEELAALHPQIVVKLPMIAEGVKACKYFSSKGIRTNVTLVFSAGQALLAAKAGATYVSPFLGRLDDISTDGMHLIAEIREIYDNYDYQTQILSASIRHTMHIVNCAKVGSDVMTGPLSAIKGLLKHPLTDIGLNQFIEDAKKMKL; from the coding sequence ATGAAATTTTTTATAGATACTGCTAATCTCGAAGACATAAAAGAAGCTCAGGCTTTGGGAGTTCTGGATGGCGTTACTACAAATCCGTCTTTGATGGCCAAAGAAGGCATTACAGGAAAAGACAATATCCTGAAACATTATCTGAACATTTGCAATATTGTAGACGGAGATGTTTCGGCAGAAGTTATTTCGACAGACTTTGAAGGAATGATTAAAGAAGGAGAGGAGCTTGCTGCTTTACATCCTCAAATTGTGGTGAAATTACCCATGATTGCAGAGGGGGTAAAAGCCTGTAAATATTTCTCGTCTAAAGGTATCAGAACCAATGTTACTTTGGTATTTTCGGCAGGGCAAGCTTTGCTGGCTGCAAAAGCGGGAGCAACTTATGTGTCACCTTTTTTAGGAAGACTGGACGATATCTCGACAGACGGAATGCATTTAATTGCAGAGATCAGAGAAATTTACGATAATTACGATTATCAGACACAAATACTTTCGGCTTCGATAAGGCATACTATGCATATTGTAAACTGTGCAAAAGTGGGATCAGATGTTATGACAGGACCACTTTCTGCGATTAAAGGATTGCTAAAACATCCATTAACAGATATTGGTCTGAATCAATTTATAGAAGATGCTAAAAAGATGAAATTGTAA
- a CDS encoding SusC/RagA family TonB-linked outer membrane protein, which translates to MTNFLITKSKSKYFKNLGYLILMFVFSAAVNAQTKVSGTVSDSNGPIPGVNIIVKGSNINTVSNFDGTYSINAPSSGILVYSFIGYKAKEIAIANKSKIDVVLEEDLNNLKEVVVVGYGTMKRGDLTGAVSSVSSAAVTQSVATTIDQVLQGRAAGVNIQQNNGAPGSSSSVRIRGISSITGSNEPIYVIDGVVIDGSTGSMNANPLAGINPSDILSMDVLKDASATAIYGSRAANGVIMITTKTGKKGELTLNFDSYVGWQEIPKQLQVLNLREYGTLKNTRADLGIVERDNNFIRPDLLGDGTNWQNELFTTAMMQSYNLSASGGSDNTTYALGIGYLDQDGIAIGSSFNRFNLRGVIDSQVKSYLKLGVNLAVNKTEQVTTFTDGSLILTALKQTPNVAARNADGTFDGPDTTEFVQNNPLGLALMRDNHNENYGIRGNTYAEISFSKSLKVKSQYSLDYGFGNNYTFNPSYAFGALVNDVREGTRAKTLSQNWIWNNLLTYNKSFGIHTVNVMLGQEMQEQHWENLSGYRSGYITNGATDLDAGDPTTARNSNGSSTRALSSYFGRVFYSFNDKYLLTGTIRRDGSSQFAEDNRWDWFPSAALAWKVSNENFLKDNKTINNLKLRLGWGIVGNQSVPNYAYTSVYGTSATNWGSGQIATNTANPDLGWEKTKSSNIGLDLGLFNNRIELIADVYYKKTDGLLLDLALPAYAGTSGQGSTAPPTFNIGALENKGFEFTLNTINMQRNDFSWKSNFVFSMNRSKVLALNTESGVYNMTLQQGSDVTVVTRTAVGQPIGQFYGYKVIGRFEKATDFYYKDKDGVVKPTALPEGMAIGENGVWIGDYMFEDVNKDGVINEKDTGYIGNPAPDFTFGIGNTFSFLGFDVNILFTGSYGNDVLNYQRRWLENPRENTNLLKSALGYAQLDLIDPNGPNDYRNVQIVGGDPYMPRIGASSASSASNYRLSNRFVEDGSYVRLKNISIGYNLPKKLYSKYGISNIKVYSNAQNVLTFTKYKGYDPEVGSINQNVLLTGIDNGRYPSPIITTLGLNVNF; encoded by the coding sequence ATGACTAACTTTTTAATTACTAAAAGCAAATCAAAATACTTTAAAAATCTGGGTTACCTGATCCTGATGTTCGTATTTTCTGCCGCTGTAAATGCTCAAACAAAGGTATCAGGAACAGTTTCGGATAGCAATGGGCCAATACCCGGAGTAAATATTATTGTAAAGGGAAGTAACATCAATACCGTTTCTAATTTTGACGGAACTTACTCTATTAACGCACCTTCTTCTGGAATTCTGGTCTATAGCTTTATAGGTTACAAAGCAAAAGAAATCGCGATCGCTAATAAAAGTAAAATTGATGTAGTACTTGAAGAAGACTTAAACAATCTAAAAGAAGTTGTTGTAGTAGGATACGGTACCATGAAAAGAGGAGATTTAACCGGTGCTGTTTCTTCGGTAAGTAGTGCCGCAGTAACACAATCTGTAGCAACAACAATCGATCAGGTTTTACAAGGACGCGCTGCAGGGGTCAATATTCAGCAGAATAATGGTGCTCCGGGTTCGAGTTCTTCTGTTCGTATTCGTGGTATAAGTTCGATTACAGGATCTAATGAACCTATTTATGTTATAGATGGTGTTGTAATCGATGGGTCAACAGGTTCTATGAATGCAAATCCGCTTGCGGGAATAAATCCATCAGACATTCTTTCGATGGATGTTTTAAAAGATGCTTCTGCAACGGCTATCTATGGATCAAGAGCGGCAAATGGAGTTATTATGATTACCACCAAAACAGGAAAAAAAGGAGAACTTACCCTGAATTTTGATAGTTATGTAGGGTGGCAGGAAATTCCAAAACAATTGCAAGTCCTTAATCTTAGAGAATACGGAACATTAAAAAATACCCGTGCAGATCTGGGAATTGTAGAAAGGGACAATAATTTTATCAGGCCTGATTTATTGGGTGACGGTACAAACTGGCAAAACGAATTATTTACAACCGCTATGATGCAGAGTTATAATTTATCTGCTTCAGGCGGATCAGATAATACGACTTATGCTTTAGGAATTGGATATCTGGATCAGGATGGTATTGCAATTGGTTCCTCATTTAACCGTTTCAATCTTAGAGGAGTTATAGATTCTCAGGTAAAAAGTTATTTAAAACTTGGAGTAAATCTGGCAGTTAATAAAACAGAACAAGTAACAACATTTACAGATGGTTCATTAATCCTTACAGCACTTAAGCAAACGCCAAATGTTGCTGCCCGTAATGCCGATGGTACTTTTGACGGACCTGATACAACTGAGTTTGTTCAAAATAACCCGTTAGGTTTGGCTTTAATGAGAGACAATCATAACGAGAATTATGGTATAAGAGGAAATACCTATGCAGAGATCAGTTTTTCTAAAAGCTTAAAGGTTAAATCGCAATACTCTCTAGATTATGGTTTTGGCAATAATTACACATTTAATCCATCGTATGCTTTTGGTGCACTTGTAAATGATGTAAGAGAAGGTACAAGAGCAAAAACGCTAAGTCAAAACTGGATTTGGAATAATCTTTTAACCTACAATAAAAGTTTTGGTATTCACACTGTAAACGTTATGTTGGGTCAGGAAATGCAGGAACAACATTGGGAAAATCTTTCGGGTTACCGTTCAGGATATATTACAAACGGAGCAACTGATTTGGATGCTGGTGATCCTACGACAGCAAGAAATTCAAACGGAAGTTCTACAAGAGCGCTTAGTTCTTATTTTGGAAGAGTATTTTATTCCTTTAATGATAAATATTTGCTAACAGGTACAATTAGAAGAGATGGTTCTTCTCAGTTTGCCGAAGACAATCGTTGGGATTGGTTTCCGTCAGCAGCATTGGCCTGGAAAGTTTCAAATGAAAACTTCTTAAAAGATAATAAAACAATTAATAATTTGAAACTGCGATTAGGTTGGGGTATTGTAGGTAATCAAAGTGTTCCTAATTATGCTTATACGTCAGTTTACGGTACTTCTGCAACCAATTGGGGAAGCGGTCAAATTGCAACTAACACAGCAAATCCTGATCTGGGATGGGAAAAAACCAAATCCAGTAATATTGGTTTAGACCTGGGACTTTTTAATAACAGAATCGAACTTATTGCTGATGTTTATTATAAAAAAACAGACGGATTACTGCTTGATTTAGCACTTCCAGCTTATGCCGGAACATCTGGACAAGGTTCTACAGCTCCTCCAACATTCAATATTGGAGCTCTTGAAAACAAAGGTTTTGAATTTACATTGAATACTATAAACATGCAGAGAAATGATTTTAGCTGGAAATCTAATTTCGTTTTTTCTATGAACAGAAGCAAAGTTCTGGCGCTTAATACAGAATCCGGAGTTTATAATATGACGCTGCAGCAAGGTTCTGATGTAACTGTGGTTACGCGTACTGCGGTGGGGCAGCCAATAGGACAATTTTACGGATATAAAGTAATAGGCCGCTTTGAGAAAGCTACAGATTTTTATTATAAGGATAAAGACGGCGTAGTTAAACCAACTGCTTTACCTGAAGGAATGGCCATTGGAGAAAACGGTGTATGGATTGGGGATTATATGTTTGAAGATGTAAATAAAGATGGTGTTATTAACGAAAAAGATACCGGCTATATTGGTAATCCGGCCCCTGATTTTACTTTTGGTATCGGGAATACGTTCTCATTTCTTGGATTTGATGTGAATATATTATTTACCGGATCTTATGGTAACGATGTCTTAAACTATCAAAGACGCTGGTTAGAAAACCCACGCGAAAACACCAATTTATTAAAATCGGCTTTGGGATATGCCCAGTTAGATTTAATCGATCCAAACGGGCCAAACGATTATCGTAACGTGCAAATCGTGGGTGGTGATCCTTATATGCCAAGAATTGGAGCTTCATCTGCATCATCTGCATCTAACTATCGTTTGAGTAATCGATTTGTAGAAGATGGTTCTTATGTAAGATTAAAAAATATTTCGATAGGCTATAATTTGCCAAAGAAATTATACTCAAAATACGGTATCTCTAATATCAAAGTATATTCTAATGCACAAAACGTATTAACATTTACAAAGTACAAAGGTTATGATCCGGAAGTAGGTTCTATTAATCAAAATGTTCTTTTGACCGGTATTGACAACGGACGTTATCCGTCGCCAATAATTACTACACTTGGATTAAATGTTAATTTCTAA
- a CDS encoding RagB/SusD family nutrient uptake outer membrane protein codes for MKTKKIIYKVLLIALPFVWTSCSDLLDVEPQDRITKENFYKSESDFQAATGPLYNKVWFDFNDKFYYGLGDGRAANLYAPFSDYVYPFTDLTETGLTGPLVSAWGSLYNVVQQSNNVIIGINSSTVNESLKSKYIAEARFMRGTAYWYLASLWGDVIISTDPRELVKNPIVNKNPLKDVYEFAMRDLEYAAKYLPETAGQSGRLTRYSAFGMLSRVYLSYSGISDNPNSGSRNQEYLDLAKKAAEKVITSGPYTLMPNYADLFMVENNNNSESMFALQWVPNGDYGVNNTQQAYFAFSSDITGDDAAWGYWTRASYNVLQEYESKDARRKATWMGDDDFYPEISKSNGGYTVDHAKDFLTVKKGVVGSTKDNSKITRMNSALNTYMLRLGEVYLNYAEAALGNNASTADALALSGVNKLRVRAGLDPKTTLTYADIIHERRVELCMEGQYWYDLVRRSYYKQQEVVNYVTGQNRGTVTPILYDSATNAVAVDATKSTSSRAIGVIDATIFVLPYPESELVQNPLLRENPVPYQFTEERIKDLF; via the coding sequence ATGAAAACAAAAAAAATAATTTATAAGGTTCTTTTGATCGCATTGCCATTTGTTTGGACTAGTTGTAGTGATCTTTTAGATGTTGAACCACAAGATCGAATTACCAAAGAAAACTTTTATAAATCAGAGTCTGATTTTCAGGCGGCAACAGGGCCGTTATACAATAAAGTCTGGTTCGATTTTAATGATAAATTTTATTATGGTTTAGGCGACGGACGCGCAGCAAACTTATATGCTCCTTTTTCTGATTACGTGTATCCGTTTACAGATCTTACAGAAACAGGATTAACAGGGCCTTTAGTTTCGGCTTGGGGATCTTTGTACAATGTTGTGCAGCAATCCAACAATGTTATTATTGGTATTAATAGCAGTACTGTAAACGAAAGCCTTAAAAGCAAATATATTGCTGAGGCAAGATTTATGAGAGGAACCGCCTATTGGTATTTGGCTTCGTTATGGGGAGATGTAATCATTTCTACAGACCCGAGAGAATTGGTAAAAAATCCAATCGTCAATAAAAATCCATTAAAAGATGTTTACGAATTTGCTATGCGTGATTTAGAATATGCAGCTAAATATCTTCCGGAAACGGCAGGTCAGTCAGGACGTTTAACACGATATAGTGCTTTTGGAATGTTATCACGCGTTTATTTATCCTATTCAGGAATAAGCGATAACCCAAATAGCGGATCAAGAAATCAGGAATATCTTGATCTGGCTAAAAAAGCGGCAGAAAAAGTAATCACTTCAGGTCCTTATACTTTGATGCCTAATTATGCTGATTTATTTATGGTCGAAAACAACAACAATTCAGAGTCAATGTTTGCTTTGCAGTGGGTTCCTAACGGAGATTATGGAGTAAACAATACACAACAGGCTTATTTTGCATTTAGCTCTGATATTACCGGAGATGATGCTGCCTGGGGTTATTGGACAAGAGCTTCATACAATGTTTTACAAGAATATGAATCTAAAGATGCACGCCGTAAAGCTACCTGGATGGGTGATGATGATTTTTATCCGGAAATAAGCAAGTCAAACGGAGGATATACCGTAGATCACGCCAAAGATTTCTTAACAGTAAAAAAAGGAGTAGTAGGATCAACAAAAGACAATTCTAAAATTACCCGTATGAACTCGGCTTTAAATACTTATATGCTGCGTTTAGGCGAAGTGTATCTAAATTATGCCGAAGCTGCCTTAGGAAACAATGCCAGTACCGCAGATGCCCTTGCTTTATCAGGAGTAAATAAACTTCGTGTACGTGCAGGTCTTGATCCTAAAACAACACTTACCTATGCTGATATTATTCACGAAAGAAGAGTAGAGTTGTGTATGGAAGGTCAGTATTGGTATGATCTGGTTAGAAGATCGTATTACAAACAGCAAGAAGTGGTAAACTATGTAACAGGTCAAAATAGAGGAACGGTCACACCAATTCTTTATGATTCGGCAACAAATGCAGTTGCTGTTGATGCTACAAAAAGCACCAGTTCTCGTGCTATTGGTGTAATAGATGCTACCATTTTTGTGTTGCCTTATCCGGAGTCTGAGCTTGTTCAAAATCCTTTATTGAGAGAAAATCCAGTTCCGTATCAGTTCACCGAAGAAAGAATCAAAGACTTATTCTAG
- a CDS encoding endo-1,4-beta-xylanase: MKYKYIFPIIASSLMILSSCDDNKMDWQKDPDHGAVTGAELPLELVEKISRYQPLKTYTDFVLGNGIGADLYMSDAAYRKIVNENFDEVTPGYAMKHGAMVNAKGEINFATIDAFIAETKKAGLTVFGHTLVWHSNQNASYLNGLIAPTVIPGSSGTNILDVAGLKSGTFANWARNNPGKGIAIVANSGLATNSQAIQLASSSASAQSYSLQLTSPNVPIVTGHNYEISFYIKSDVTGKGRISFNASLANQYPYKDWYNSGGSYTEAFATTSAWQQVKIKLAPGDFKAGSTTFQFNLDLGYLPNVIYLIDVNTIAVVDLDAVSGIVNLIPNGTFNSGITGWTKANGATDALSLAAAPNTYEGSGAMKVVNAVSDAANQWKTQINSLFTSTLTAGKDYTISYMIKSEATGSVRCSTTGATAHYQGDQATSTTWKLVEWKFTGNGTETGLNFDLGGTAGTYYIDNVVVTSGEVSGGGGVTAPINIEKTDAEKTKIIGDAMKDWISKMMTHYKTSVFAWDVVNEPMKEDGTLRTGNEGDTATDYFSWAKYLGKDYAVTAFKLARQNGNTTDKLFINDYNLESRLDKCEGLIKYVEYIESQGGTVDGIGTQMHIGLTTNKDKIVQMFQKLAASGKLIKISELDVRLGTNAPTVAQQAAQSEMYQFVIDMYKKHIPVPQQYGVTIWGVSDSVKEHEFWLPDESPNLWDANYVRKHAYKGTADGLAGKDVSKDFSGELVKP; encoded by the coding sequence ATGAAATATAAATATATATTCCCTATAATCGCTTCGTCTTTAATGATTTTGTCATCATGTGACGACAACAAAATGGACTGGCAAAAAGATCCGGATCATGGCGCAGTGACAGGAGCAGAGCTTCCATTAGAACTGGTTGAAAAAATCAGCAGATATCAACCCTTAAAAACCTATACTGATTTTGTTTTAGGAAACGGTATCGGAGCCGATTTGTACATGAGCGATGCTGCGTACAGAAAAATTGTAAACGAAAACTTCGATGAGGTAACTCCGGGTTATGCCATGAAACACGGCGCAATGGTCAATGCAAAAGGCGAAATAAATTTTGCAACCATTGATGCTTTTATTGCAGAAACAAAAAAAGCAGGACTAACAGTTTTTGGTCATACTTTGGTTTGGCATTCGAACCAAAATGCAAGTTATTTAAATGGTCTTATTGCACCAACCGTAATTCCGGGTTCAAGTGGAACCAACATACTTGATGTAGCCGGTTTAAAAAGTGGCACTTTTGCCAATTGGGCAAGAAATAATCCGGGAAAAGGAATCGCAATTGTTGCAAATTCCGGTTTAGCAACCAATTCACAGGCAATTCAATTAGCTTCAAGTTCAGCTTCAGCGCAATCTTATAGTTTGCAGCTAACCTCTCCAAATGTTCCTATTGTAACAGGGCATAATTATGAAATTTCATTCTACATTAAATCAGATGTAACGGGTAAAGGTCGTATTTCTTTTAATGCATCTTTAGCCAATCAATATCCTTATAAAGATTGGTATAATTCAGGAGGAAGTTATACAGAAGCTTTTGCAACAACATCAGCCTGGCAGCAAGTTAAAATTAAATTGGCTCCGGGAGATTTTAAAGCAGGAAGTACTACTTTTCAATTTAATTTAGATCTGGGATATCTGCCAAATGTTATCTATTTAATAGATGTAAATACAATCGCCGTTGTAGATCTTGACGCTGTATCGGGTATTGTAAATTTAATTCCTAATGGAACTTTTAATTCAGGAATTACGGGATGGACAAAAGCCAACGGGGCAACAGATGCCTTAAGTCTTGCTGCTGCTCCAAATACGTATGAAGGAAGTGGTGCCATGAAAGTAGTAAATGCAGTTTCGGACGCTGCAAATCAGTGGAAAACACAGATTAATTCTCTTTTCACTTCGACCTTAACAGCCGGAAAAGATTATACGATTTCATACATGATCAAATCTGAAGCAACAGGTTCTGTAAGATGTTCAACGACAGGAGCTACAGCACATTATCAGGGAGATCAGGCTACCTCGACAACCTGGAAATTAGTCGAATGGAAATTCACCGGAAATGGTACAGAGACAGGTTTGAACTTTGATTTGGGAGGAACTGCAGGAACGTATTATATTGATAATGTGGTAGTAACTTCGGGCGAAGTTTCTGGAGGAGGAGGCGTAACAGCACCAATAAACATTGAGAAAACCGATGCCGAAAAAACAAAAATCATCGGAGATGCCATGAAAGACTGGATTTCTAAAATGATGACACATTATAAAACAAGCGTTTTTGCATGGGATGTGGTAAATGAGCCAATGAAAGAAGACGGAACATTAAGAACCGGTAATGAAGGAGATACGGCTACAGATTATTTTTCATGGGCAAAATATTTGGGCAAAGATTACGCAGTAACAGCATTTAAATTAGCCCGTCAAAACGGAAACACTACAGATAAGCTATTTATAAATGATTATAATCTGGAATCCAGATTAGACAAATGCGAAGGTTTAATCAAGTATGTCGAATACATCGAAAGTCAGGGCGGAACTGTTGATGGAATTGGAACTCAGATGCATATTGGCCTGACTACTAACAAAGATAAAATTGTTCAGATGTTCCAAAAATTAGCTGCTTCAGGAAAATTGATTAAAATTTCTGAACTAGATGTACGATTAGGAACAAATGCACCAACTGTAGCGCAACAAGCAGCTCAGTCTGAAATGTATCAATTTGTGATCGATATGTATAAAAAACACATTCCTGTACCGCAACAATATGGTGTAACAATCTGGGGCGTTTCTGATAGCGTAAAAGAGCATGAATTCTGGCTTCCTGATGAATCTCCAAACCTTTGGGATGCCAATTATGTTCGTAAACATGCTTATAAAGGAACTGCAGATGGACTTGCAGGAAAAGATGTGAGTAAAGATTTTTCTGGAGAACTGGTAAAACCATAA
- a CDS encoding glycan-binding surface protein: MKYILNKKYSAPIAFLIMMVFSILFTACDNSDSSGKTITISRVFLEDVNSSVPDREVTFARLGQAIRVEGSGFTGLKRVYINGYSTYFNVVFVSDNSMLINISADTPTIDADPSVRNTIRFVNDSNEAIFSFEIRSSKPVIDRISNTMPNPGETITVEGSGLTEVSKVVFPGNVEVTSGITSDPDGEFFTVTVPSGISDNGGSIFVQSSNGGAYSPAYFNFKKGILINFDGQGSQGSWDRATMILPTDIESATIGTGNTSQGKYVPHHPSRMPAFDTKVRQSEVWTAGTGSDNWRTQLTPYIPANTPLDKVALQFEIYVPDAWKDSGYLKMCMVNNFNGGEWAGAVYNYIPWLVDGKSVAFQTTGWTTITIPLNKFYAWSKEAFTFETVLAYREAATYQNFGIYFENSDVKLKDVLGTASEVEFPAKATSVKVYTDNWRIVSLDTPVYNDFP; encoded by the coding sequence ATGAAATATATTTTAAATAAAAAGTACTCGGCGCCCATCGCATTTCTTATAATGATGGTTTTTAGCATCCTGTTTACTGCTTGTGATAATAGCGATTCTAGTGGCAAAACAATTACCATAAGCAGAGTATTTCTGGAAGATGTAAATTCGTCTGTGCCGGATAGAGAAGTTACTTTTGCCCGATTAGGTCAGGCCATACGTGTTGAAGGTTCCGGATTTACCGGATTAAAAAGAGTGTATATCAACGGATACTCCACTTATTTTAATGTTGTTTTTGTATCTGATAATTCTATGCTGATCAATATTTCTGCTGATACGCCTACAATCGATGCAGATCCTTCAGTTCGAAATACCATTCGATTTGTAAATGATAGTAATGAAGCAATATTCTCATTCGAAATTCGTTCATCAAAACCGGTTATTGACCGTATTTCGAACACGATGCCAAATCCTGGCGAAACCATTACTGTTGAAGGTTCCGGTTTAACCGAAGTAAGTAAAGTAGTTTTTCCTGGTAATGTCGAAGTAACAAGCGGCATTACATCTGATCCTGATGGTGAGTTTTTTACCGTTACAGTTCCAAGCGGAATTTCAGACAACGGAGGTTCAATATTTGTTCAGAGTTCAAACGGAGGAGCTTATTCTCCGGCTTATTTTAATTTCAAAAAAGGTATTTTAATCAATTTCGACGGACAAGGAAGTCAGGGTTCATGGGACAGAGCTACTATGATTTTGCCAACAGATATAGAATCAGCCACTATAGGAACAGGAAATACTTCTCAGGGAAAATATGTACCGCATCATCCTTCACGTATGCCTGCTTTTGATACAAAAGTGCGTCAATCAGAAGTATGGACAGCAGGAACAGGTTCTGATAACTGGAGAACCCAATTAACTCCTTATATTCCTGCAAATACGCCGCTTGACAAAGTAGCATTGCAATTTGAAATCTATGTTCCGGATGCCTGGAAAGATTCAGGATATTTAAAAATGTGTATGGTCAATAATTTTAACGGCGGCGAATGGGCAGGTGCTGTTTATAACTACATTCCGTGGTTAGTAGACGGAAAATCAGTTGCTTTTCAAACGACAGGCTGGACAACAATTACCATTCCGCTAAATAAATTTTATGCATGGTCTAAAGAAGCTTTTACTTTCGAAACCGTTTTGGCTTATCGTGAAGCTGCGACCTATCAAAACTTTGGAATTTATTTCGAAAATTCTGATGTAAAATTAAAAGATGTTTTAGGAACGGCAAGCGAAGTAGAATTTCCTGCAAAAGCCACTTCAGTAAAAGTATATACAGACAACTGGAGAATTGTTTCACTAGATACACCGGTTTATAATGATTTTCCTTAA